TGGCGGTCTTGTCTTTCAGGCCGGCTTTCTCCACGGTTTGCAATACATTGCCAATGAGACTGTCAATCAGCACCAACGACTGCTTGATGTGGGCATCATCGCGGCCATATTCATGCCCGGCGTGGTCCATGGCCAGAAAATGGATGGCCATGAGGTTGGGCTTGTGATTGGTGATGATATGGCTGGCCATGCGGCCGATGGTGCGGTCCAGGTCATCGCCATTGAAGCTGGCCGCCTCAAACTTGACCTTGGTGGCCTGCTCTATTTCATCCAGCAAATTGGCGGGGGTAACCAGCGGACGGGTCACGCTCAGTTGGTCGGTTTTTTCATCATTATCGGCGCGCCGCACTGGGAAATTGTAGTCAATGGGGGCACCCACGGTCACGGGCCACATCACAGACCCGGAGGTGAGGCCCGCCTTCTTCACGGCGTCCCAGAGCGTGGGTGTTTTGATGGCGCTTTCGTCCCAGTACCACTCGCCTTTGGTGGCTTCTATAGGCGAGTTGTAATAGATGCCGTGCCGGGCGGGTTTGGCCCCGGTCACCAGCGTGGTGTGCGACGGGTAGGTCACCGAAGGGAAGACGCTGTTCACGCCTTCGGCGTAGACCCCGCCGGCCATCAGCTGCTGCAGGTTGGGCGCAGGCCAGGCTTTATCAGTGTAGAACTCGGGCCGGAGGCCGTCAATACTGATCAAAATCACGTGTTTGGCCTGCTGGCCGAAAGCTACTGCCCCTGTTGCCAGTAGCAGCGAAATACTCAGGAAAATACGTTTCATACAGGGTTATATCTTTTTAACGGGCACCAGTTCCACATCATCTACCCACACCTCATCACCGGGGGCCAGGTTGCCAAAATACAGGGCCAGCTGGTAATTGCCGTCCTCGGGGATTGTAAACGTTTTAGAGCTGGCTTTGGCGCCCTTGGCCGAGGTGGAGATCTGCTGGTCCAGCATTTTGCTGCCGTCACCGCCTTTGGCCGGCTCAAACCGAAGCAGGAACGTGGCGTCTTTGCTGGCTTTGGAGGTGAGTTTGACCATGTATTGCTCGCCTTTGTCGGCTTTCAGGTTCCAGACCAGGCCAAGGGAATTGGGGCGGTCGCCGGGTTTCTGCATGCTTACCTTCGCGGAGTTTTTGCCCGTGAGCTGGCCGGTGTTGTCAATCTCAATGCTGCCTACCTTGTTGACTTCCCGCACATTCCAGCCACCCAGCAGGTCATCAAAGCTGCCGTTGATGTTCTTTT
This Rufibacter radiotolerans DNA region includes the following protein-coding sequences:
- a CDS encoding alkaline phosphatase family protein codes for the protein MKRIFLSISLLLATGAVAFGQQAKHVILISIDGLRPEFYTDKAWPAPNLQQLMAGGVYAEGVNSVFPSVTYPSHTTLVTGAKPARHGIYYNSPIEATKGEWYWDESAIKTPTLWDAVKKAGLTSGSVMWPVTVGAPIDYNFPVRRADNDEKTDQLSVTRPLVTPANLLDEIEQATKVKFEAASFNGDDLDRTIGRMASHIITNHKPNLMAIHFLAMDHAGHEYGRDDAHIKQSLVLIDSLIGNVLQTVEKAGLKDKTAIIITGDHGMVTRTTSLAPNVWLTQNGLLGKEDWKAKFHPAGGSAFLYLKDKNDKATLKKVKKLLANLPADQKKLFRVVERKELDAVGANPEPVLALAFAKGTVFHGAVEGEVVKPVNNGGAHGYFPDFAEIRTGFIATGAGINRGVRIREMGIQDVAPVIAQLLGLDFKTPDGKLYPQILKK